A stretch of the Amycolatopsis sp. BJA-103 genome encodes the following:
- a CDS encoding NADP-dependent oxidoreductase: MRKIQQVSFGGPDVLHLAESEKPVPGEGQVLVRVHAAGVNPADWKIRNGLVVGDLPLTVGLDFSGVVDSAGTRFQPGDEVYGVTFPPNGSYAEYVAVSEDALALKPRSLDHVHAAALPIAALTAWQPFTRLFPVGPGHRVLVHAAAGGVGHLAVQIAKAKGAYVIGTAREAKHDFLRKLGADELIDYTTSDFAKSQDLDVVLDPISGEYGPRSLDTLKPGGSLIDIVGHGPDRTEVRRKAEDLGLHFAEFYVAPSGTDLAEIATLADAGSLRVSIAEVLPLEQAAKAHELSESGRVQGKLVLTV; encoded by the coding sequence ATGCGAAAGATCCAGCAAGTCTCGTTCGGCGGACCCGACGTTCTCCACCTCGCCGAATCGGAAAAGCCTGTTCCCGGCGAGGGTCAGGTCCTCGTGCGCGTCCACGCCGCAGGAGTGAATCCGGCGGATTGGAAGATCCGGAACGGGCTGGTCGTCGGCGATCTGCCGCTGACCGTGGGACTCGATTTCTCGGGCGTGGTCGATTCCGCCGGAACGCGGTTCCAGCCCGGCGACGAGGTCTACGGCGTCACGTTCCCGCCGAACGGCTCGTACGCCGAGTACGTCGCGGTCAGCGAGGACGCGCTCGCGCTGAAACCGCGAAGTCTCGATCACGTCCACGCGGCCGCGCTCCCGATCGCGGCGCTGACCGCGTGGCAGCCGTTCACCAGGCTGTTCCCGGTCGGACCGGGTCACCGCGTGCTCGTCCACGCCGCGGCGGGCGGGGTCGGGCATCTCGCCGTGCAGATCGCCAAGGCCAAGGGCGCGTACGTCATCGGCACCGCGCGCGAAGCCAAGCACGACTTCCTCCGGAAGCTCGGCGCGGACGAACTGATCGACTACACGACCAGCGATTTCGCGAAATCGCAGGACCTCGACGTCGTGCTGGACCCGATCTCCGGCGAGTACGGTCCCCGGTCACTGGACACGCTCAAACCGGGCGGTTCGCTGATCGACATCGTCGGGCATGGTCCGGACCGGACGGAGGTCCGGCGGAAGGCCGAGGACCTCGGTCTCCATTTCGCCGAGTTCTACGTCGCCCCGTCCGGAACGGATCTGGCGGAAATCGCGACTTTGGCCGACGCCGGTTCCCTGCGGGTCTCGATCGCCGAGGTCCTCCCGCTCGAACAAGCGGCGAAGGCGCACGAACTGAGCGAATCCGGACGTGTCCAGGGCAAGCTCGTCCTGACGGTCTAG
- a CDS encoding MazG family protein: MTAAVVVIARGATLPAAALPILRNSDAVYAASDVDPGVFGVPALGDAQVRGLVLIAGSRREPKAAALIRAGARVLEAPVPPLVEAAEVMDRLRSPGGCPWDAVQTHESLRQYLVEETYELLDAIEEGDRAALREELGDVLLQVLFHARVAIEDATDPFGIDEVASDLVAKLVGRHPHVFTDAPRVETVDHQNLKWEELKQAEKSRQSIVDGVALGQPAVALAGKLGQRSGRAGIPLDLFPEGSEAAAQLFRVAATARRAGIDPEGELRAVAKRFAQDIRDAEQAARDAGLEPTTLEADGWRKFWPS; this comes from the coding sequence GTGACCGCTGCCGTCGTCGTGATCGCCCGCGGGGCGACACTGCCCGCCGCGGCACTCCCGATCCTGCGAAACAGCGACGCCGTGTACGCGGCGTCGGATGTCGATCCCGGCGTTTTCGGCGTGCCCGCGCTCGGTGACGCACAGGTGCGCGGCCTCGTGCTCATCGCCGGTTCGCGCCGGGAACCGAAGGCCGCGGCGCTGATCAGGGCGGGTGCCCGGGTGCTGGAAGCGCCCGTTCCGCCGCTGGTCGAGGCCGCCGAGGTGATGGACCGGCTCCGCTCGCCGGGCGGATGCCCGTGGGACGCCGTCCAGACGCACGAGTCGCTGCGTCAATACCTGGTCGAGGAAACCTACGAGCTGCTCGACGCGATCGAGGAAGGCGACCGGGCCGCCCTGCGCGAAGAACTCGGTGACGTCCTGCTCCAGGTGTTGTTCCACGCGCGCGTCGCCATCGAGGACGCGACCGATCCGTTCGGGATCGACGAGGTCGCGTCCGATCTGGTCGCGAAGCTCGTCGGGCGTCACCCCCACGTCTTCACCGACGCCCCGCGAGTCGAGACCGTCGACCACCAGAATCTCAAGTGGGAAGAACTGAAGCAGGCCGAGAAGAGCCGCCAGTCCATTGTGGACGGAGTCGCGCTCGGCCAGCCCGCCGTGGCGCTGGCCGGGAAGCTCGGGCAGCGCAGCGGCCGAGCCGGGATCCCACTCGACCTGTTCCCCGAAGGTTCCGAAGCGGCGGCCCAGTTGTTCCGGGTCGCCGCGACCGCTCGCCGGGCAGGGATCGACCCCGAGGGCGAGCTCCGTGCCGTCGCGAAGCGCTTCGCGCAAGACATCCGCGATGCCGAACAGGCCGCCCGGGACGCCGGTCTCGAACCGACGACGCTCGAGGCCGACGGCTGGCGCAAGTTCTGGCCGAGCTAG
- a CDS encoding winged helix-turn-helix transcriptional regulator, protein MGTFDERRIFEEWVAVHGRDCPSRTVIEVLANKWALYVLGAIRRYERPMRFSELRRLLDGITQKMLTQTLRSLERDGLIRRDVYPTVPPRVEYGLTPLGVDVGRLTNAVAEWAVENVDQIFAARSAFDEKASEAVRPL, encoded by the coding sequence ATGGGTACCTTCGATGAGCGGCGGATATTCGAAGAATGGGTGGCGGTGCACGGCCGTGACTGCCCGTCCAGGACGGTCATCGAGGTGCTCGCGAACAAGTGGGCGCTTTACGTTCTCGGTGCGATCCGGCGCTACGAGCGGCCGATGCGGTTCAGCGAACTTCGCCGTTTGCTCGACGGGATCACGCAGAAGATGCTGACCCAGACCCTCCGCTCCCTGGAACGGGACGGGCTGATCCGGCGGGACGTCTATCCCACCGTCCCGCCGCGGGTCGAGTACGGGCTCACCCCGCTCGGCGTCGATGTCGGCAGGCTGACGAACGCCGTCGCCGAATGGGCCGTCGAGAACGTCGACCAGATCTTCGCCGCACGCTCAGCTTTCGACGAGAAAGCGTCCGAAGCGGTACGGCCGCTGTGA
- a CDS encoding ABC transporter ATP-binding protein translates to MRAVGAAEVAPTTYAWQIEAEELKVRVGKRKFAVNGLDLELGTGVHGLLGPNGAGKTTLIRALATVLRPAEGRLALLGESVGGLTDQRRLRRRIGYLPQNFGYYKRFTVREFVEYIAWLKEMSKEDIPGAVQRSIERVGLADRADDKMKTLSGGMVRRVGIAQAIVNDPDLLLLDEPTAGLDPAQRVRFRELMQEMGRDACVVVSTHLVEDVATACTDVVLFENGKLVFQGTPDEMAAAGTAEYVGDSPIERGYSALLGHEPGRGNW, encoded by the coding sequence ATGCGTGCTGTCGGGGCCGCGGAGGTCGCACCCACGACCTACGCGTGGCAAATCGAGGCGGAGGAACTGAAGGTCCGGGTCGGCAAACGCAAGTTCGCCGTGAACGGGCTCGACCTGGAACTGGGCACGGGGGTGCACGGTCTGCTCGGCCCGAACGGGGCGGGGAAGACCACGCTGATCCGGGCGCTGGCGACGGTGCTCCGGCCGGCGGAGGGAAGGCTGGCGCTGCTCGGTGAGTCCGTCGGGGGGCTCACCGATCAGCGCCGCCTGCGCCGTCGGATCGGCTATCTGCCGCAGAATTTCGGCTACTACAAGCGCTTCACCGTCCGCGAGTTCGTCGAGTACATCGCGTGGCTCAAGGAAATGTCCAAAGAGGACATACCGGGAGCGGTGCAGCGTTCGATCGAACGGGTCGGCCTCGCCGATCGCGCCGACGACAAGATGAAGACGCTCTCCGGCGGCATGGTGCGGCGGGTCGGGATCGCCCAGGCGATCGTGAACGATCCCGACCTCCTCCTGCTGGACGAGCCGACCGCCGGACTCGACCCGGCGCAGCGCGTGCGGTTCCGGGAACTCATGCAGGAAATGGGGCGTGACGCCTGCGTCGTCGTCTCGACGCACCTCGTCGAGGACGTCGCCACGGCGTGCACCGACGTCGTCCTGTTCGAAAACGGCAAACTCGTCTTCCAGGGGACCCCGGACGAAATGGCCGCCGCCGGGACCGCGGAGTACGTCGGCGACAGCCCGATCGAGCGCGGTTATTCGGCGCTGCTCGGGCACGAGCCGGGGAGGGGTAACTGGTGA
- a CDS encoding zf-HC2 domain-containing protein — protein MNKEHVSGQLLAGYVRGDEGLAGDEVWAIEAHLETCAECRGRLSAVSLPTVSALVDDVWAGLGPKLAETGPGRSRSRWAGRLHTWVTPVMLPWLVMIILLPATGFLLDWAGFTWSRNYSFVQLFSPVLPVLGVAVSWSKGLDPAYELVTSAPRGGFYLLLRRTTAVLAVVLPMQALASWLGGDGFGGLALLPSLAFTTGTLALGGLIGVTRAAYVLAGIWVVVVLAPAVASQGRATVLEPDLLPVWGVIFALTMAVVVLRRSAFGLLSGSER, from the coding sequence GTGAACAAGGAACACGTGTCCGGACAGCTTCTCGCCGGTTATGTCCGCGGGGACGAAGGCTTGGCCGGTGACGAGGTCTGGGCGATCGAAGCCCATCTCGAAACCTGCGCGGAATGCCGGGGGAGGCTGTCCGCGGTCAGCCTGCCCACGGTGTCGGCGCTGGTGGACGACGTCTGGGCGGGGCTGGGCCCGAAACTCGCCGAAACGGGGCCGGGGCGGTCACGGAGCCGGTGGGCCGGGCGGCTGCACACCTGGGTGACGCCGGTGATGCTGCCGTGGCTGGTGATGATCATCCTGCTCCCGGCGACGGGATTCCTCTTGGACTGGGCCGGCTTCACGTGGAGCCGGAACTACTCGTTCGTCCAGCTCTTCTCACCGGTGCTGCCGGTGCTCGGGGTCGCGGTGTCCTGGTCCAAGGGCCTCGATCCCGCTTACGAACTCGTCACTTCCGCGCCGAGGGGCGGGTTCTACCTGCTGCTGCGCCGGACGACGGCTGTCCTCGCCGTAGTGCTGCCGATGCAGGCCCTCGCGAGCTGGCTCGGCGGTGATGGCTTCGGGGGGCTCGCTCTCCTGCCGAGCCTGGCCTTCACCACCGGGACACTCGCGCTCGGCGGGCTGATCGGGGTGACCCGCGCGGCGTATGTCCTGGCCGGGATCTGGGTGGTGGTGGTCCTGGCGCCCGCGGTGGCTTCGCAAGGACGAGCCACCGTGCTCGAACCCGACCTGCTTCCGGTTTGGGGCGTGATCTTCGCGCTGACCATGGCCGTGGTGGTGCTCCGCCGGAGCGCCTTCGGCCTGCTCAGCGGATCCGAACGATGA
- a CDS encoding RNA polymerase sigma factor has product MKGTEPDEEQLVRRTAKGDRAAFEELYRRTSPWLAVRLRRRCADEQIVAEVMQETYLAVWRAAGAFAGAAVGGSAVGWLWTIAARRLVDAFRRRAKHALPLPVAEAAVAPAAEDEALAGAVGDHVGDALRRLAPELRQVLQAMVLDGLTVRETAVLLGVPEGTVKTRARRARIAMREALS; this is encoded by the coding sequence GTGAAGGGAACGGAACCGGACGAAGAGCAGCTCGTCCGCCGCACGGCCAAAGGTGACCGCGCGGCGTTCGAGGAGCTCTACCGCCGCACGTCGCCGTGGCTGGCCGTACGCCTGCGCCGTCGCTGCGCCGACGAGCAGATCGTCGCCGAGGTGATGCAGGAGACCTACCTCGCGGTTTGGCGTGCGGCCGGCGCGTTCGCCGGTGCGGCCGTCGGTGGGAGCGCAGTCGGCTGGTTGTGGACGATCGCCGCGAGGCGGCTCGTCGACGCTTTCCGCCGCCGGGCGAAGCACGCGCTGCCGCTGCCGGTCGCGGAGGCGGCCGTGGCGCCCGCCGCTGAAGACGAGGCGCTGGCCGGTGCGGTCGGCGACCACGTCGGCGACGCGCTGCGCCGGCTCGCTCCCGAACTACGGCAGGTCTTGCAGGCCATGGTGCTCGACGGGCTGACCGTCCGGGAGACCGCGGTCCTGCTCGGCGTGCCGGAAGGAACCGTCAAAACCCGCGCCAGGCGGGCTCGGATCGCGATGCGGGAGGCGCTGTCGTGA